The following DNA comes from Pseudomonadota bacterium.
TCAATGGCAAACCCGTTAGACATTCCTAAAGTATGGGACTTTGTTACTGACGTAGTTGTAATCGGTTTTGGCGGTGCGGGATTTGCGGTTTCCGTGACGGCGCATGACCTTGGATCAGACGTTATTTTACTTGAGAAGGCCCCAGAGGGTGCGGCGGGTGGCAATACTCGTGTAGCTGCACAGGGTTATCTGAGCCTCGAAGGAGAGGAAGACGCAATCGATTATCTGACGGCCCTTTGCGGCCATTACAAGGTTCCAAATGAGATGATACGCGTTTGGGCTCAAGAAATGTGTAAGAATAAGGAATGGCTAACCAGCCTTGGCGGCAATCCGCAAGAGCATCAGCATCCTCCCGCCGGTATTGAGTTTCCTCATTTGCGTGGTTCTCGATGTGTCCATAAATTTCATGAGGGTGACACTTACGGTTATGGAAAGACTTGGGAGCTCTTCGAGCGCCTGACTAAAGACAGGGCAAAAAAAAGCGAACGGCCGCTGCGTATTTTTTATGAAACTCCGGGCAGAGGTCTTGTTCAATCAAAAGAAACAGGAGAGATAATTGGTGTGCGCGCTGAACGGAACGGGCTCCCAATTACAATCAAAGCTCGTAAAGGGGTTGTTTTGACATGCGGGGGATTTGAGAATAATCAGGAGATGATACGCGATTATTTGCCTGGCATGCCGTATTGCTATACGACGGGGTCTCCCTATAACGAAGGCGACGGTATTACAATGGGTCTTGAGGTTGGGGCGGACCTTTGGCACATGAATAATTTCGCTGGACCGGCTTTGCAACTAAAAGCGGATGGTCATCCGACAACTTTCTCGATGCGGGCCCTACATTTCTCCAAAGAAATGCAGGGAGGTATGATTGTGGTTGGCGCTGATGGAAAACGTTTCATTGATGAGAAATACAAAACTTGTCACGGAAAAATTCCCCGGAACGGAACTTATCAGCCGCTCCCAACTCCGTGCCCAGTTCATATGATATTTGATCATGAATTATTTTGCGCGGGGCCACTCTATGACATGCACCCAAGGAGCGGATGGACAACGGTGATGGGGCGTTACGACTGGTCAGATAATAACGTAAAAGAACTCAAAAATGGGTGGATAAAAAGAGCGGACTGTTTTGAAGATTTAGCAAATGATATCTCACTTAATCCCCAGGTTTTGAAATCAACAGTCCAACATTGGAATGCAATGATGCGAGATGGATGCGACAGGGACTTTGGCCGAAAGTTAATGCTAAAGCCTCTTGGTGCAGCCCCATTCTACTCCGTAGAACTCTCTCCTACTATGCTAAATACACAAGGAGGACCGCGACGCAATGAAAACGCTGAAATAGTTAGGCCCGATGGCAGCCCAATAGGACGTCTCTATAGCTCCGGGGAATTAGGCTCAATCTATAGTAATTTATATCAGGGAGCCGGCAATATTGGCGAATGCCTTGCCTTTGGGCGCATAGCAGGACGTAACGTTGCCATGCTGTCTCCCTGGGAATGAATTTTTTAATCGGTAAAAGGAAGAAAAATGAAACTTATTGGTCTTTATCGGTCGCCATATGTACGCCGAGTTGCAGTCAGTCTTAACGTTTTAGAGATAGAATATGTCAATGAGTCTGTAACTCCATTTGAGTCTCCGGAGGCGGTAAGTAGATATAATCCCTTAAATCGAATTCCGACGCTGATACTCGATGACGGCGGTGTGCTTGTCGAGAGTTATGCAATACTTGATACGCTCGATGATATGAGCCCTCCCGAGAAGCGCTTAGTGCCATCAACCGGAGATACTCGTATGCATGTAATGCAATTGTCTGCAATCGCCACAGGTACAATGGACAAAGCAGTTTGGGCTGTCTATGAGGGACGTTTTCATCCGAAGGATAAATATCATAAGCCATGGGTAGAACATAATGATGCGCAAGCGGACAGTGGTTTGGCTTATCTAAATGAGGCTGTGTTGAAAGCAGATTGTATTGAAAATGGGTGGTTGGGCAGCACTGACCGCATCAGTCAAGCAGATATAAGCGCATCTATTGCTTATAGTTTTACTGCGATGGCCCGACCTAAGCTCGGTGTCGCAGATAAATACCCGGCTCTTGATGCATTTGCAGGCCGTATGGAGGCCCAAAAAGCATTTTCGTCAGTATCGCCACAGTAACAATATCGTTGAAAGATGTATCAAGTAACTTTTGAGGGCATACCTACACAGCTAAAGCACGCGCAGATCATTTTATGGTCGCTTTTCCGTTATTCAAAACGATCACATCATCTCGGTCTGGAACGGTAGCGCAAAATAATATCGTTTTACCTTGGATCCAAATTTTTGTGCGGATTGTTTCACCTGGGAAAACCGGCGCGGAGAATCGTCCTTCCATGCTTAGGAAGTTTTGTGGATCATATGCGCAAGTGGTCTTTACAAGAGCATGACATACAACCCCAAATGTCAATAAACCATGAGATATAGGTCGACTAAAGCCAGCACTCCTTGCAGTATCCGGATCGGCATGCAATGGGTTGTAGTCGCCACTTAAGCGATAAATCAATGCTGATTGAGCCAAAGTAGGTAAATCACAAATATAATCAGGTTTATCTGACGGAATTGCCTGCGGGACTTCAATTGGTCCTGTGGGGCCCCCAAACCCACCGTCAGCTCGGCAATAGGTTGAGGCGCGGATGGTACAGATTAATTCATCATCCTCAGCGTGGATTACATCTCGGATGCTCGAAATAAGTGCGCCGCGCCCTTTGCCTTTATCAATAATCGCATCAACCCTAGCCTGCCCGATAAATGTTCCTTCCGTCGGGATTGGCTTATGGATAGTGAATGAATTGCCTGCATTAACTAATTTTAGGTAGTCAACGCCAGTATCGGGGTTTCTTAACCAATTGCCAGGATATCCTAGTACTGACGCCATGCTAGGTAAGGCAACAAGGTCTTTTTCATAAACAAAGCGTAACTCATTTTCGTCTGTTGGATTTGCACCAATGCCGACACCAAGTGCATAAAGAATAAGGTCCTTTGATGTAATTTTTTGACGAGTTTCGTCAAATTGCCAGTTTATCAATTTTTCGTAGTTTATAGCCATATTAGTAATCCATTTTTCGCTAGTCAGGCATTTCGCATTAAAACAAAATCACACAGGGTCCCACGGAAAGATGTCGGCAGTTCTGTCAAGGGGTAGGAAGTTATGTCTCAAAGCTGGAACAACTCTCTCAGCTA
Coding sequences within:
- a CDS encoding FAD-binding protein codes for the protein MANPLDIPKVWDFVTDVVVIGFGGAGFAVSVTAHDLGSDVILLEKAPEGAAGGNTRVAAQGYLSLEGEEDAIDYLTALCGHYKVPNEMIRVWAQEMCKNKEWLTSLGGNPQEHQHPPAGIEFPHLRGSRCVHKFHEGDTYGYGKTWELFERLTKDRAKKSERPLRIFYETPGRGLVQSKETGEIIGVRAERNGLPITIKARKGVVLTCGGFENNQEMIRDYLPGMPYCYTTGSPYNEGDGITMGLEVGADLWHMNNFAGPALQLKADGHPTTFSMRALHFSKEMQGGMIVVGADGKRFIDEKYKTCHGKIPRNGTYQPLPTPCPVHMIFDHELFCAGPLYDMHPRSGWTTVMGRYDWSDNNVKELKNGWIKRADCFEDLANDISLNPQVLKSTVQHWNAMMRDGCDRDFGRKLMLKPLGAAPFYSVELSPTMLNTQGGPRRNENAEIVRPDGSPIGRLYSSGELGSIYSNLYQGAGNIGECLAFGRIAGRNVAMLSPWE
- a CDS encoding glutathione S-transferase family protein encodes the protein MKLIGLYRSPYVRRVAVSLNVLEIEYVNESVTPFESPEAVSRYNPLNRIPTLILDDGGVLVESYAILDTLDDMSPPEKRLVPSTGDTRMHVMQLSAIATGTMDKAVWAVYEGRFHPKDKYHKPWVEHNDAQADSGLAYLNEAVLKADCIENGWLGSTDRISQADISASIAYSFTAMARPKLGVADKYPALDAFAGRMEAQKAFSSVSPQ
- a CDS encoding MaoC/PaaZ C-terminal domain-containing protein: MAINYEKLINWQFDETRQKITSKDLILYALGVGIGANPTDENELRFVYEKDLVALPSMASVLGYPGNWLRNPDTGVDYLKLVNAGNSFTIHKPIPTEGTFIGQARVDAIIDKGKGRGALISSIRDVIHAEDDELICTIRASTYCRADGGFGGPTGPIEVPQAIPSDKPDYICDLPTLAQSALIYRLSGDYNPLHADPDTARSAGFSRPISHGLLTFGVVCHALVKTTCAYDPQNFLSMEGRFSAPVFPGETIRTKIWIQGKTILFCATVPDRDDVIVLNNGKATIK